One genomic segment of Sphingorhabdus sp. M41 includes these proteins:
- a CDS encoding SDR family NAD(P)-dependent oxidoreductase, with protein MILEPYQVLSRSIAGRVAIITGAARGMGRATAHLFASEGAHVAVTDLDQAKCDAVVREIAAAGYGGSASAWPLDVSDPDAIKRVVGAIADNFGAIDILVNNAGFAIPADIAAESYEDSWAPTMAVMLTAHQRMIRAALPHLRKAEHPRIVNIASTEGLGATPGNSPYAAAKHGVIGLTRGLAVDLGRDGITVNCVCPGPVRTGITDAISEEHKTIYAKRRVPLRRYAIPEEVAHITLSCVLPSASFLTGAVIPVDGGLTIKNA; from the coding sequence TTGATCTTGGAGCCATATCAGGTTCTCAGCCGCTCCATCGCCGGCAGGGTCGCCATCATCACCGGTGCGGCCAGAGGCATGGGACGGGCCACTGCCCATCTCTTCGCATCAGAAGGCGCGCATGTCGCGGTCACCGATCTCGATCAGGCAAAATGCGATGCCGTGGTCAGGGAAATCGCCGCAGCGGGATATGGCGGCAGCGCCAGTGCCTGGCCGCTGGATGTCAGTGATCCGGACGCGATCAAACGGGTCGTCGGTGCCATCGCCGACAATTTTGGCGCGATTGATATTCTCGTCAACAATGCCGGCTTCGCGATCCCCGCCGACATCGCGGCGGAAAGTTATGAAGACAGCTGGGCGCCAACAATGGCGGTCATGCTTACAGCGCACCAGCGGATGATACGGGCGGCATTGCCCCATCTTCGCAAGGCGGAACATCCCCGGATCGTCAACATCGCGTCCACCGAGGGCCTCGGAGCGACACCGGGCAACAGCCCTTATGCTGCTGCCAAACACGGCGTGATCGGCTTGACCCGTGGCCTTGCCGTAGACCTCGGCCGAGATGGCATCACCGTCAACTGCGTCTGCCCCGGACCGGTCCGCACCGGTATCACCGATGCGATTTCCGAAGAGCACAAGACCATTTATGCCAAGCGACGCGTGCCGCTGCGGCGCTATGCCATTCCGGAAGAGGTCGCGCATATAACATTATCCTGTGTCCTGCCCTCGGCAAGTTTTCTGACCGGTGCGGTCATCCCGGTCGATGGCGGATTAACCATCAAGAACGCCTGA
- a CDS encoding RcnB family protein translates to MKKFLMAMAVTTMAVSPMVTAQAQAAPRNNVERSDYRTVQKSTQRTAKKTVDNRQGKRVVTKTVTVQKAAPARYNNKRSAVNHSQRNWAKGQRFDRRYATNYRVINNPRDYRLSSAPRGYQWVRSGNDAVLIGITSGIIGAVIGNAISR, encoded by the coding sequence ATGAAAAAGTTTCTGATGGCTATGGCAGTGACAACCATGGCGGTGTCTCCGATGGTAACCGCTCAGGCTCAGGCCGCGCCGCGCAACAATGTCGAACGATCCGACTATAGGACCGTGCAGAAATCGACTCAGCGGACAGCGAAGAAGACGGTGGACAACCGGCAGGGCAAGCGCGTTGTGACAAAGACCGTGACGGTGCAAAAGGCGGCTCCTGCACGCTATAACAACAAGCGATCTGCAGTGAACCACAGTCAGCGGAACTGGGCCAAGGGCCAGCGTTTTGACCGGCGTTATGCAACCAATTACCGGGTGATCAACAACCCCCGCGATTATCGCTTGTCCAGCGCGCCGCGTGGCTATCAATGGGTCCGTTCCGGCAATGACGCCGTGCTGATCGGGATCACCAGCGGTATTATCGGAGCGGTTATCGGCAACGCGATTTCTCGTTAG
- a CDS encoding NAD(P)H-dependent flavin oxidoreductase: MKTRITELFGIEHPIIQGGMHYVGFAELAAAVSNAGGLGIITALTQPSAAALADEIAKCRDMTDKPFGVNLTFLPVVNAPDYEGMVKAIIEGGVKVVETAGNNPVQVLPALHDAGIKVIHKCTAVRHALKAQSIGCDAVSVDGFECGGHPGEDDIPNMILLPRAADELDIPFVSSGGQADGRSLVASLAMGAEGMNMGTRFIATKEAPVHQNVKDAIVAASELDTRLVMRPLRNTERVLTNPAVERLLEIEKEKGADLQFSDVIEQVAGVYPKIMMEGTMDAGAWSCGMVAGLINDIPTCQELIDRIMAEADQIINQRLKRFIAN, translated from the coding sequence ATGAAAACACGCATCACTGAGCTTTTCGGCATCGAACATCCGATCATCCAGGGCGGCATGCATTATGTGGGATTTGCCGAACTGGCCGCAGCCGTGTCCAACGCCGGCGGACTCGGTATCATTACCGCATTGACCCAGCCTTCTGCTGCGGCTCTGGCCGATGAAATCGCCAAATGCCGGGATATGACCGACAAGCCATTCGGCGTGAACCTGACCTTCCTGCCGGTCGTCAACGCGCCCGACTATGAGGGCATGGTCAAGGCGATCATCGAAGGCGGCGTCAAGGTCGTGGAAACCGCCGGCAACAATCCGGTCCAGGTGCTTCCTGCGTTGCATGATGCAGGGATCAAGGTAATTCATAAATGTACCGCTGTTCGCCACGCGCTGAAAGCCCAGAGCATCGGCTGTGACGCGGTTTCCGTCGACGGTTTCGAATGCGGTGGCCACCCCGGCGAAGACGATATTCCGAACATGATTCTACTGCCGCGTGCTGCCGATGAACTGGATATTCCATTCGTTTCCTCCGGCGGTCAGGCCGATGGCCGCAGCCTGGTTGCCTCGCTCGCGATGGGCGCAGAAGGCATGAATATGGGCACGCGCTTCATCGCCACCAAGGAAGCACCGGTGCACCAGAATGTGAAGGATGCGATCGTCGCCGCCAGCGAACTGGACACCCGTCTCGTGATGCGGCCCCTGCGCAACACCGAACGGGTGCTGACCAACCCGGCGGTCGAACGGCTGCTCGAAATCGAGAAAGAGAAAGGCGCCGACCTGCAATTCTCCGACGTTATCGAGCAAGTCGCGGGCGTCTATCCGAAGATTATGATGGAAGGCACAATGGATGCCGGTGCCTGGAGCTGCGGCATGGTCGCCGGCCTGATCAACGATATCCCGACCTGTCAGGAACTGATCGACCGGATCATGGCCGAAGCCGACCAGATCATCAATCAGCGGCTCAAGCGCTTCATAGCCAATTGA
- a CDS encoding alpha/beta fold hydrolase, with the protein MASTDIVDQWAASQDLPAWFVQAMAVPREEAFVEVDGHKVHYFRWGKRGKPPLLMTHGFLAHARCFAFIAPFLAEEHDIIAYDLAGMGESEMVPDNDGDTRAAGMVALAEALDLFSGPVKPKIIAHSFGSGVALTAMELAAERFGGLIICDFMIMRPEKLKAHFQGSNGPPGSGKSDKPNNIYPDYETARGRFVLSPPQEAQAPFLLEYMAYHSMKRVDGGWSWKFDPMVFHRSVSDQAKWLQAPQRLADLQHRLAIIYGEKSKLFDSDSAAYLRELGGSHIPMIAIPEAEHHLMLDQPLALVTALRSVLALWGE; encoded by the coding sequence ATGGCAAGCACAGATATTGTAGACCAGTGGGCAGCGTCGCAAGACCTGCCCGCCTGGTTCGTGCAGGCAATGGCTGTGCCGCGCGAAGAAGCCTTTGTCGAAGTGGACGGGCACAAGGTCCATTATTTCCGCTGGGGCAAGCGCGGCAAGCCACCGCTGTTGATGACCCACGGCTTTCTCGCCCACGCGCGCTGTTTTGCCTTTATCGCACCGTTTCTGGCCGAGGAACATGATATCATCGCTTATGATCTGGCTGGCATGGGCGAAAGCGAAATGGTGCCGGACAATGATGGTGATACGCGCGCCGCTGGCATGGTCGCCCTGGCCGAAGCGCTTGACCTGTTCTCCGGACCGGTAAAGCCAAAGATCATCGCGCACAGCTTTGGTTCCGGCGTTGCCCTCACCGCAATGGAGCTGGCGGCAGAGCGGTTTGGCGGCCTGATCATCTGCGACTTCATGATCATGCGACCGGAAAAGCTGAAGGCCCATTTCCAGGGTTCCAATGGCCCGCCCGGATCCGGCAAGTCGGACAAGCCGAATAATATTTACCCGGACTATGAAACCGCGCGCGGACGCTTTGTCCTGTCGCCGCCGCAGGAAGCGCAAGCACCGTTTCTGCTTGAATATATGGCCTATCATTCGATGAAGCGGGTCGACGGCGGCTGGTCGTGGAAATTTGATCCGATGGTTTTCCATCGCAGCGTGAGTGATCAGGCAAAATGGCTGCAGGCGCCGCAGAGGCTCGCTGATCTGCAGCATCGGCTGGCGATCATCTATGGTGAGAAGAGCAAGCTGTTCGACAGCGATAGCGCCGCTTATCTCCGCGAGCTCGGCGGCAGCCATATTCCGATGATCGCCATACCGGAGGCGGAACATCATCTGATGCTCGACCAGCCGCTGGCTCTGGTGACGGCCCTAAGGTCGGTATTGGCGCTCTGGGGAGAATAA
- a CDS encoding crotonase/enoyl-CoA hydratase family protein — MSEVLTDIQDGFIIVTINRPDAKNAMTKAAAEGIRAAMEQLDNDNSLNAGIITGAGGTFCSGMDLKGFLRGETPSVKGYGFGGITEKGPEKPLIAAVEGYALAGGLELALACDLCVANVNAKFGIPEVKRSLVAAAGGVIKLQQLVGKRIAMEWALTGDFFTAQRAYEVGFVNRVTEGAALEAAIELATTVAANGPLALKATKKIINESYDWTSEEAWKKQAEITMPVFSSKDAQEGSLAFAQKRKPDWKGE; from the coding sequence CCGATGCCAAGAATGCGATGACCAAGGCTGCGGCCGAAGGCATTCGTGCGGCGATGGAACAGCTCGACAATGACAATAGTCTAAACGCGGGCATCATCACCGGTGCTGGTGGCACGTTCTGTTCGGGCATGGATCTCAAGGGCTTTTTGCGCGGAGAGACTCCGTCCGTAAAAGGCTATGGCTTTGGCGGTATCACCGAAAAGGGTCCGGAAAAGCCGCTGATCGCTGCGGTCGAAGGCTATGCGTTGGCCGGCGGTCTCGAACTGGCTCTGGCCTGCGATCTGTGCGTTGCCAACGTCAATGCGAAATTCGGCATCCCTGAAGTAAAACGCAGTCTGGTGGCAGCCGCTGGCGGAGTCATCAAGCTCCAGCAACTGGTTGGTAAACGGATCGCCATGGAATGGGCGCTGACTGGTGATTTTTTCACCGCCCAGCGCGCCTATGAAGTCGGTTTCGTCAATCGCGTCACTGAGGGCGCGGCTCTGGAAGCAGCAATCGAATTGGCAACAACGGTAGCGGCGAACGGCCCGCTGGCGCTCAAGGCGACCAAGAAGATCATCAACGAAAGCTATGACTGGACCAGCGAAGAAGCGTGGAAGAAACAGGCCGAAATCACCATGCCGGTGTTCAGTTCCAAGGATGCGCAGGAAGGCTCACTGGCCTTCGCCCAGAAGCGCAAGCCCGACTGGAAGGGTGAATAA
- a CDS encoding acyl-CoA dehydrogenase family protein, which yields MINTEGMVAETATKIYTDLCAREVPHEAEAGKYPQALWDALTENGLPLAWVSEANGGFGADYDETFGAIWASAQAASPVPFAETLIANWMLDRAGLAPADGSASFALSGHTPSADIPFGMHADKIVLFDEAHHEISLFDNRAAVRSPEESLSPDGMTQFIFSGHVVEQSAKTDISRRAIEALILTVRAVQMAAAMETALNLSIDYVCQREQFGRPLSKFQAIQQQLAVAASECAAATMAATQAASAIARHADDPEQAWHEAVIAKVQIGHSVEAVTEPFHQVHGAMGYTQEYDLHHYTRRLWAWRDALGNEFHWSKRLGEELALTSPDQIWKGVTTGDWTGGKVVAS from the coding sequence ATGATAAACACCGAAGGCATGGTCGCCGAAACGGCCACGAAAATCTACACCGATCTGTGCGCACGCGAAGTCCCACACGAAGCCGAAGCGGGGAAATATCCGCAGGCATTGTGGGACGCGCTGACCGAAAATGGCCTGCCGCTGGCGTGGGTCAGCGAAGCCAATGGCGGCTTTGGCGCGGATTATGACGAGACATTCGGTGCGATCTGGGCTTCGGCGCAGGCGGCGTCTCCGGTGCCTTTCGCCGAGACGCTGATCGCCAACTGGATGCTCGACCGGGCGGGACTGGCACCGGCCGATGGCAGCGCCAGCTTTGCGCTTAGCGGCCACACGCCGAGCGCCGACATTCCTTTTGGCATGCACGCCGACAAGATTGTCCTGTTCGACGAGGCGCATCACGAAATTTCGCTGTTCGACAACCGCGCCGCCGTCCGCTCGCCGGAAGAATCCTTGTCACCCGATGGCATGACGCAGTTCATATTTTCCGGCCATGTGGTGGAGCAATCGGCCAAGACCGATATTTCCCGCCGGGCGATAGAAGCGCTGATCCTGACGGTACGTGCCGTGCAAATGGCAGCGGCGATGGAGACGGCCCTCAACCTTTCCATCGATTATGTTTGCCAGCGCGAGCAATTCGGCAGGCCCCTGTCGAAATTCCAGGCGATCCAGCAGCAACTGGCGGTCGCGGCTTCCGAATGCGCGGCTGCAACCATGGCCGCCACACAGGCGGCCAGCGCTATCGCCCGCCACGCCGATGATCCGGAACAGGCCTGGCACGAGGCGGTCATCGCCAAGGTTCAGATCGGCCATAGCGTCGAAGCGGTCACCGAGCCCTTCCATCAGGTGCACGGTGCGATGGGCTATACGCAGGAATATGATCTGCACCATTATACCCGCCGTCTGTGGGCGTGGCGCGACGCGCTGGGCAATGAATTTCACTGGTCAAAGCGACTGGGTGAAGAGCTTGCCCTAACGTCACCCGATCAAATCTGGAAAGGCGTCACAACAGGCGACTGGACGGGCGGCAAAGTGGTTGCTAGTTAA